A stretch of DNA from Desulfonatronum thioautotrophicum:
GCCCAGGCATGATCAAAAACAAACTCTCCGTCACTGTGCGCCTTCAGATAGAGGGGCGCAGCGCCGACCATCCCGCTTGGGCTGTGTATCGTCAGATGACAAGGCTGCCAGCCGTTCCGGGAAGCCACGCTGCCGGAAGTTTCCAGCAGATGCAGCCACTCCCAGCGCAAAAAGGGAATATCCCGGCCGGAGCACAAGTTATTCCAGGCTTGAGGGGTAATGGAGGCAATATTCTCGTGCCAGACTACCGTCAGGTTGGGAACTGATGTCATGGGAGCGTAAGGCCAGGGGTGCAGGTTGAGGTGTCGGCAGCCAGAGGCTCAGAAGCCAGGTTGCGCTTGGAGTCCACGTGGTGATCGGGTTAGATTATTGCCCGTAGCGCGACAACGGCCAGGACTCCTGCGATCAGGGCGGCAATCAGGTTGCGGGTCAGGATGGCGACCAACGCCGTGATTCCGGCGGCAGATCGCTCCGCAAGACCGCCTTGGGCCAGACTGGGGATGACAATGGCCACCAGGATCGAGGCTGGAACATGCCGAAGAAAGGCCTCAACTCGCTGGGTGGGAGAAACCCGGCTGATCAGGTACAACCCTGCCGCACGAGTCAGGTAGGTCACCGCGGCCATGCCCAAGAGCACCAGAAGCACGCCTGAACCCGGAGCAGCAGACGCGGCCGTCTCCGCCAATTCAGCGCCCATGCCGCCAAGCTCCGTACAGACCGCCGGCCAGGCCGCCGCAGAGAATATACCATTTTCCGGGGAAAACCATCCACCCAAGCCAGGCAAAGATCCCGGCCACCAGCCAAACCGGGAGATCACTGCGCCCTTTCCAGAAAAAGATCAACAAGCTGATGAACACCGCGGTGAACGCGAAGTCCAGTCCCCAGACAGCTGGATCACTCATGGCCGTTCCGAGAAAAAATCCACTGGAAGCCCCCATGAGCGTGGCTGAGAACCAGAACAGATAAATGCACAGCCCGGAGCCGAGTAAAAAGGCGGCGTCCCGTCCGCCTGAACCCATCTCACGTACGGACAGGGCCCAGGATTCATCGGTCATGAAAAACACCGAGCCATAGGCTTTCCAGGGAGGCAATTCCACCAGCCAGTCTCGAAGCGCCGCCCCCATGAGTACGTGACGGAGATTGACGACAAAGGTTGTCAGCACGATCCCCAATAACGGCAGAGCCGGCCCCCAGAATTCCAGCACCATCAGCTGGGATGCCCCGGCAAAGGTTGTCAGGCTCATGGCCCCGGCCTGAACAACGTCCATCCCGGCCTGCACGGCCAGGATACCAAAAACCAGGCCATAGGCAAAAACACTGAGACCCAAAGGAAGACAGTTTTGAAAGCCGCGACGAAGACCGGAAAGCGTGAATATAACCGGTTGTCCGGCAAAATGGATCTGTCTGGACATGGAATGGCTACGCTGCCCTGGCCAGGATCGTCCGGCAGGCCAGAGCGAAGTCCTCAGGGTAATGGCCAATGATACACCGGCCCTGGGCTTCGCTGAAGCCGCCGGGAGCATAGGGCAGTTTGGGCAGAAAGGCGTACAACAGGCGTTGATCCGGGGCGTTGCCATCCAGTCTCTTGGAGTATTCGATGCTGGTCACCATCCGTGCGCCCAGTCCCTCCAGGGCCTGCTGGGCCCGCAGCATGGCCTGGTCCAGGGATTTACGACAGTCGGTGTTCGCCTCCAGGATGTTGCCCACCGGACTGAGGGGCATCAGCTGCAGTTCAAAACCCGAAGTCTGAGCCTTGGGCACGAAAAGCAGGACATGGTCATCCTCATACACCACCAGACTGCTCTCCCCTTCACGGCCGTCGGTGCGTTGATTGGTTCGAATGGCTCGCACATAATCATCAAACAGCCCTTGCCCAGTGGTTTCCCGGTACCGGGCCACGGCCTCGGCAATCAAGTCGCCGCAGGCAAAGGGCTGGAATGCGCTGCCCGGTCCCAAGGATTGCCTCGCTGAAAGCTCTCCGGGAATCAAGGCGTATTGCTGATGGACCTGTTGGTGGGAAGCGTGCAGTCGGTAGCCGCTGGGTGCGAAATCAAAGCCGAAATTCCATCCCCAAAGGGTGGCGGAAAAGGCCAACTTCTCATCACGTTCAGCTGCTCCGTGGATATGCTCCAGTATGGCGATGCGCAGATTGTCCAACTCGTCCGAAGAGAGGTTCCGTCGCCGGGGTGTGGTCAGCCCGCAGAACTCCGCCAGCCTGATGTACGTTCGTTGATAGTACAAATGCCGCAGGCCGAAAATATCCTCCCTATCCAATTCGCCTACGGTGTATCTCACTGCGTCATGGGCCATGTTCGCGGCAAAGTGGCCCCAGGGAATGTAGCTGTTGCGGCGCAGGTATTCGAACACATGCGTCCGCCCTTCCGCGCCGCTGTGGACATCCCCCACCACTTCACTGCCCCCCTGCACTCCGGGACGCAAAACCATGGCGACCTTGTAGGCGGTCGGCAGCCAAGGATTGTTCACCACGGCCTCGAAAACATCATGGCGATGAATCACGGGATGGGCACGGCCATCATTATGTTTGGCATAGCGCAAACCGATGGGCATGGCCTCCGAGGGATTTTCCGGGTTGTCGTAGAGCAGTTCGCAGGACAATGCCGCGAGTATCCGCAGATCCTCGGGATCCGTGGACGTGGTGGCCACGGCCAGCAGGACGGATTCCGGCAGGGCGGCAAAAAGCTTGGCCTTGTCCCCTGTTGATGGACCATTTTCCGCTGCACCCAGAATTTCTTTACGAACCGCCTCCAAAGCCTGGTGCATGGACACTCGTGACGGCCCATGAAGGGCAACGGAGAGGGGATCACGTGCCTTGGCATCGGCCCAGGAGGAGTCGATGTAGGTCGTGCCCCGAAACGGAAAGGCATTGGGAATTTCGTAGATTACCGCGGCCCGGTCCACCAGAACGTCTTTGTCAGGAAAATTCCGGCGGTTGTCCACAACTTCCCCGGCTGATGTCCGGCCCAGTTCCTCAAGATGGTCATGAGGTCGGCCTTGAGACCGCATGTTGGCCACAGTATAG
This window harbors:
- a CDS encoding AzlD family protein, which translates into the protein MGAELAETAASAAPGSGVLLVLLGMAAVTYLTRAAGLYLISRVSPTQRVEAFLRHVPASILVAIVIPSLAQGGLAERSAAGITALVAILTRNLIAALIAGVLAVVALRAII
- a CDS encoding AzlC family ABC transporter permease, translating into MSRQIHFAGQPVIFTLSGLRRGFQNCLPLGLSVFAYGLVFGILAVQAGMDVVQAGAMSLTTFAGASQLMVLEFWGPALPLLGIVLTTFVVNLRHVLMGAALRDWLVELPPWKAYGSVFFMTDESWALSVREMGSGGRDAAFLLGSGLCIYLFWFSATLMGASSGFFLGTAMSDPAVWGLDFAFTAVFISLLIFFWKGRSDLPVWLVAGIFAWLGWMVFPGKWYILCGGLAGGLYGAWRHGR